GACATCTATGATAGACAGCATTGATCAGGCTGCAAGATTCCTGATCGAATGTGGTGCCGGCCTGGGTCTTGTCCTTATCTTAAGATGGTATTGGTGGCGTATCAATGCATGGAGCGAAGTGGTAGCAACCGTTGCCCCGTTGGGTGGATGGCTCATAGCCAATAAAGGGCTTCATCTTGATTTTCCGGAAAGCTTTCTGCTTACAGTAGGCTTCAGCACGATATGCTGGATTGTGACAACTTTTCTGACCGCCCCTGACAAACAGGAACACCTTCAGCAATTTTATGACCGCGTCAGACCCGGAGGCGCCTGGAAGCGCTTTCATAATAGTGATTCCGGCGATCGCCCTGTTCGGATAGGCCTGCTTCTGGCATGTTGGCTTACCGCCACATTGTTTACCTATCTCCTTTTGTTTACCATGGGGGCGTTACTTTTCAAGCCGTTGACAGATGCTTGTGGGTATGCATTGATAATGGTCGGACTGCTCCTTGTGTTTCTATGGCTGGCTAAAAAGGCACGGCTTTTTTCTGACTGATAATCAACACCTAAGCTTTTACAGACGTCTGTTCCGAAGCATCATGAACTTTTTGAGAATTGATTATTTTTTGCTTACTTGCAGCCTCTTTTAAAACCCGCGTAATATGAAGGTATTCAAGAATCGGGAACTGTCGTTTTTAGCCATATTCGGGCTTGGTCTGGCGATGGCCACTATGACCGGTTGTGATGGTGGAACCAAGGACACACCCGAGGAGGAGATCTTAGAAGACGATACGGATTCTATGCAATCTTCCATGTTTAAGATCGGTAATTCTGTTTTCAGCATTCCATCTCCGTTTCAAACCGCTTTGTTGATCAACAAGGTGGAAGCGACCTATAAGAAGGACATCCTGAACAGCACCGCGAACCTTCCTTCCTATTCGACGCGTTTCAAAAAGGCCCTGAACCTGGGAATCTATGGTGCTGACCTTGGCTACATCACGGTTTATGATGTTCCGCAGGATGCCATTTCCTACCTGAACTCAGTCAAGAAACTGGCTGATGAACTGGGGGTGTCTTCAGCGTTCGATGAAAATACCATCAAACGGTTTGAAAGCAACATCGGCAACCGTGATTCACTGCTGTCACTCATTTCTGTTGCATACCGTGCTTCGGATACCTATTTGAAGAATAACGAACAAAATGACGTAGGTGCGCTTATCCTTGCCGGAGGTTGGATTGAAGGTCTTTATTTCTCTACCCTGATCGCCAAGACCAATCCGCACAGTGAACTACTGAACCGGATCGGAGAGCAGAAGCATTCACTGGAGAACCTGATCGCCCTGTTAAGAGATTACAATGCAAGTTCCGAGTACGATGCCTTGCTGAAGGAACTGGTTGAGCTTGCCTATGACTTTGATGCCGTTGAGATGCACTATACTTATGAGAAACCTACGGTGGACAGGGATAAAAAGGTAACACACATCCGCAGTAAAAGTGAAGCCATTGTCAGCCAGGAATTGCTTGCAAAAATTGGCGAACGGATTGAAAAGCTTCGCGGACAGATCACTGGATAATCTTATAAATTCAAAGGAATACCTCTACGTCAATACTTCAAATTACAGAGGACCCAAATCGGACCGAATATGACTAAAACAATACGTAAGATTGTAATGCTGGCCGGGTTTGCATTGATCTCCGCTTCAAGTTACAGCCAGTGTGATTCGACTGCGTCGATTTGTACAACACATATGACCGCTGATTACATTTCGGATGGTCAGGTGTACCGAGCTCTTCTGCTCAAGAATGAAACAGCGGAATTTCATGCTACCTTTTATGGTGGCAGTACTTACCGTGTGGCAGGCTGTAGTGGTCAACAAGGAAAAGACCTCGTATTCAGCATTTACGACCCCGAGCACAACCTCTTATTTACCAACACGGATTACGAAGGCTCCCCATATTGGGATTTCCAGTTTGACTTTACCGTCAACTGTACCATTGAAGCAAAACTGGATGACATGGGTTCACCAAGCGGGTGTGCCGTCCTCCTGATAAGTTTCAGACAGTAAGCGATTGGGAAGACCTTAATAAAGACATGAGGTATTGAATATTTCGTGTCTTTCTGGTATTTGGGTTTACGTAACCACCCGGATTCATGAGTGAAAGAATACTAAAGGCTTTGATGCAACTGTTCGCCATTATTGCGAACGTTGAAGAAGGTATTTCCAGTGACCGGCGGAAGGTGGTGCAAATGTTCCTGAAACTCCAACTCAATCAGGAACAGATCGATGAATATCTCCGGATTTTTGATGAGTACGTAGAGACGCACAGTGCGCTGTTTAAGAGAAAAGACAGCACCGAAAAGCGCAAGCGGACGTCCCTGAACTCCGTTAAAGTACTGAAGATCTGTACCCAGATCAACGAAGAACTGGCTCAAAAACAAAAGGTCGTTGTACTGATCCGGCTGCTTGAGTTTGTCAATATCGGCGACTCCATCTCCGACCAGGAAATGGAATTTGTCACCACCGTGGCAGATACCTTTAATATTGACAAGGAGGAGTTTGATCGTTGCCTGAACTTTGTACAAAACAAAGAAGGTTACGAAAGCCATGCAGGTAAACTCCTGGTTGTCGACAACAAGAATGCTGCCCCACACCCTAACACCAAACACATATACTCAGAATTTCTGGAAGGGGAACTGAGGGTGATGTTCATCACCAGCGTGAACATGTACCTTCTCCGTTATCTGGGTGACGGGGAACTCTATCTGAATGGGCAGATCATCGATCCGGGACGCATCTATGTGCTCACACATGGTTCTTCCATCCGGAGTTCGAAGGTAAACCCGATCTACTACAGCGATATTGTCAGCACTTTCCTGAGCGATTCCCGTCAGTCCAAGATCGTCTTTTCCGCAAAGGATCTGGAGTACAAATTTAAAGGAGGTAAGATCGGACTTCATGACCTGAATCTTCACGAAGAAGGTGGAAAACTGATCGGCATCATGGGTGCCAGCGGTGCAGGAAAATCCACACTGCTGAACGTTCTGAACAGCAATGAGAAGCCTACTTCAGGCTCCGTGCTGATCAATGGCGTAAACATCCACGAAGACAAGGAGGAGATTCAGGGAGTGATTGGTCACATTTCTCAGGATGACCTGCTTATTGAAGAACTTACCGTTTTCCAGAATCTCTACTATAATGCCAAGCTATGCTTCGGTAACCTGAACGAAACGGAGATCAAGAAAAGGGTGATCGACCTGTTGACGAACATAGGTCTGTATGAGACCAAAGACCTGAAAGTGGGCAGCCCATTGGATAAAAAGATCAGCGGAGGCCAGAGAAAAAGGTTGAATATTGCCCTGGAATTGATCCGTGAGCCATCGGTCCTGTTTGTTGATGAACCCACCAGCGGATTGTCTTCACGTGACTCCGAGAACATCATGGACCTTTTGAAGGAGTTGACCCTGAAGGGAAAGATGATCTTTGTGGTGATCCATCAGCCATCGTCCGACATCTTCAAGATGTTTGACAAACTGCTCATTCTTGATACCGGCGGATACCCGGTTTACTATGGCAACCCGGTAGATGCGGTGGTATATTTCAAAACGCGCATCCTCCATGTGAACAGTAATGAGAGCGAGTGTGTGAAATGCGGTAATGTCAACCCGGAGCAGATCTTCAATATCATAGAATCCAAAGTACTGGATGAATATGGGAATCAAACGCTCAACCGTAAGATCTCACCAAAGGAGTGGAATGAATTTTATCATGAGGTAAAAACCAACGATGCGGAAGAGGCATCCGTGGATTCTACGGAAATACCGCCAAGTATTTTCAGCATCCCCAATAAGATCAAGCAATTTGTTGTCTTTATCACCAGGGATGTACTTTCAAAGCTAACAAACAAGCAATACCTGGCCATCAATTTACTTGAGGCACCTTTGCTTGCCTTTATACTGGCATTTCTTGTAAAATACTACCGGATAGGAGCAGACTCCGTAGGCTATGTATTCAGGGAAAACGAGAACCTGCCCGCCTATCTGTTTATGGCAGTGGTTGTCGCCCTGTTCATGGGACTCACCGTAAGTGCAGAAGAAATCATACGCGATCGCAAGATTCTTAAGAGGGAATCTTTTCTGAACCTCAGCCGGTCAAGCTACCTTCTATCGAAGGTGTCCATTATGTTTGTATTGTCAGCGATACAAACACTTTCCTTCGTCCTTATCGGAAATATGATCCTTGAGGTCAAAGGCCTTGGGATGAATACCAATTACTGGTTCATTTTGTTTACCACATCCTGTTTTGCGAATATGCTGGGATTGAATATTTCTTCCAGTTTCAATTCTGCGGTTACTGTGTATATCCTCATTCCGTTTCTGCTTATTCCCCAGTTACTGTTAAGCGGTGTGATTGTTAAGTTCGACAAACTTCATCCGATCCTTACGACACAGGACAAGGTGCCGTTGGCCGGAGAGGTCATGACTTCCAGGTGGGCTTTTGAAGCGCTTGCCGTGACGCAGTATAAAGCCAATGAATTCGAGCGGTCTTTTTACCTGATTGACAAGATCAGGAGTTTCGCTGAATTCAAGAAGAACTATTGGGTTCCGGCCTTACGCGCAAAGCTGGACAAGTGCATGTACAACCTTTCCTCAGGAGAGGAAAACAGCAAAGAAGAGCTCAAAAATGATCTCGCTTTGATCCGAAATGAGTTGAGCAAGGAAGCGATAATCAATACCAAAGCTACATTTCCTGAGGTAGACATGCTCGTTCCCGGTAAATTCAATGCGGTGGTATTTGAAAAAGCCAAAGCCCATCTTGATGCATTGAATACATATTATATCAGAAGATATAACAAGGCCAGTCAGAAGAAAGACGAACGCATATCCCGTATGCAGGATAGTGAACAAGGTCGTGCGGATTTCCTTCAGGCCAAAAACGACTATCAGAATGAGAGCCTGACCAATCTGGTGCGTAAGTCAAACGACATGGACAAGATTCTGGAATGGAATGATGAGCTGATCCAGCGTGCTGATCCGATCTACCTTGACCCGAGATTCTCACCAACCATCAGGAGTCATTTCTTTGCACCGAAAAAGAATGTATTCGGCAAACTGGTTGATACATTCTGGGTGAACATGATGGTCATCTGGGGCATGTGCCTCTTATTGTACGTCACCCTGTATTTTGATGTGTTGAAGCGTATCCTCGATGCACTTGAACGCATGTTAGGCAGACTGACCGGAGGTAGCACATCAATGGATTAAACCTGCCAGACCAACATCCGGCCTGATATAAAACAAACTTCATTCATTACAAAGTTGCCTGTCCCGGAAAAAGCCCGGCAGAAATTTACGCATAAAAAAAGCCCGGCAGAACCGGGCTTGGGTAGTATTTATTGTACGACTGCTATTCGTCGGTTTCGATCAATTTAAATGGGATACCGATGATGGCCTGGTAGTCTTCACCAGCCTCCTGCATATCTTCATCATCCTCCTCATAAAACCAGTTGATCACCATATCATGCCCTCCTTTGTGTATGGCCTCAAGCTTTTTAAAAACATCCAGGATACACTTGGAAGAACTGGTATTGAAATATTCCAATTGAATATTCACGTTGGTAAGGGTTTTCGGGGAAGATGAATACCCTTCAATCCACTCGATCAGCGGCTTGTAAAATTCAATGGCATTTTCCGGAATGGATCTGCCTTTGATTTCAAGCACACCCTGATCAGAGTTAAAATTAACCACGGGGGTTTTAGGGGTTCCTTCGATTACAATTGCTTCCATAAAATTCGACTTTATTGCACGATTTTAATATGAAGGCTAAAAAATGAATAGGTGTCATCCACAGGCTTAAAGAAATAATCCAGCTTCTGTCCGGTCTTCCTGGCAATATCGATCATGCCTAACCCACCGCCGCCTTTGGCGCTGAATTCATCATTGTTTAACACTTCTTTGTAATAATCCTTCAATTCTTCCTTCGACATTGAATTGATCTTATCCAGTCGTTCTTTCAAGCCCTTGATGCGGTCGGTAAGAATGTAATTACCAGTCATCACATAATAATTGGCATTCTCTCTGCCAATCATAAAAATTGCTGATTTCTTTCCTCTCAGTTCTTCTTCGGAAAGGTCGCTTCCATCTTCCACATCGAGGTGATGATAGAGATTCTGAAGGCATTCTACGAGTACGTTGAAAACCTTCTTCTTGACCTTTGGTTCTTCGTTGATGTTTTCCAGCTTGTTCTCCATGATCTGGAGTATGGATCCCAACAGCTCGGATGTAATCTCCCCTTTGAACGACAGCATGATATTGCTGCGCTGCATTTTGTCATAAAAATCAAAAATATCGATCATCAGCCGAAAGTTTCATTTTCAGGGATCCGCTCTGCCAAAAAACAGTCTGAACGCAACAAAGATTTGACCCTGTTCCGTTTCGGATTAACAAATATAAAAATTAGTTGGTTCGATAAGCACAAAAGCCTTGGATTTATAAAAAAAAGAGCCCCGGTGTGATTTGACCGGGGCTCTGAATTTCAAGGGTCTTATTGCATGGTGATTTCGTAGCTCTTTCCCTTAATGGTTACCGTTGCTTTGTTATCACAGGTTTTATCACCGAAATCCACAGTTCTGGTTGAAAGTCCTTCAGGTGTAAGCTCCAGCACTCCGGAAGTGATCCAGTCACAACTTCCATCCATCCTGATAGGTGAAGTCACTTTCACTTCATAGGTCTTCCCTTTCCGGTTTGTACCATTGGCACTTCCTGTAACTTCAAAGATATCATCGGTTTTCACCGTATCGGTATCAAAGCCTGACAGCCATTCAATGGTGCGGCTGGACTCCCATTGTATGGTTCCCTGGTCCGTCACTATACTGGCGTTGTCCACATTAATATCAAAGGTACGGGTGTTTGCTCCAGGCGCCGTCTGATTGATGGCCGTAAGCGTACCGGTATGTTTCTGCAGGTTCACGTAATAATTCACCAGTTCGGCAGTAATCTGGCTTTTGTATTCGTTCCATGGACCCGTGATGGTCACCTTGATTTGCCCGGAACGCAGTCTGCCATCATCTCCGAGGCAACCTGTTCCGAAATCAATGGTCAGTACACGTGGCCATGGATCTGTGGTATCCGGCGCAGTGATCGTGTAACACTCATTCAGTATCTTTTTGGTTCCGGGTTCACGGATCACAATATTATTACTGGTGGAAAAGACCATGGCGAATTCTGTTTCTGCCATGCTGTTATCTGTTGCCGACTGTGTTTCCGAGTCCACCTCTTCCTTATTACAGGCTGCCAGGGCAAGTCCTGCAAAAGCAAGTGTGAAATACAAATTGCGATGATTACGTAGCATGATGTTGTCTTTTATGGGTTTAGATTACGAACGTGATTCTCCATTTTTCAATAACCATGCCATTTACCTGCTATGGCCATTCCGCATAAACGGTTCGAAGCTTAATTGGGATCTAAAACCGGATTCCGATCACAAGCACATCATCCACTTGTTCCTCTTCCCCTCTCCACTCCTCAAACTTATCTTCGAGCAGCTTCCCTTGTTCATTCATCGGCCTGTCACCGGCGTGTTCCAGCAATTCGCGAAACCGCTTGGTCATGAATTTCTTCCCTCGTTCTCCTCCGAACTGATCGGTATAACCGTCAGAAAAAAGATAGATGCGGTCACCGGCGGCAACCTTGATCTTTTGATTGGAGAAGACCCTTGCTTCATCCATTTGTACTCCCCCAATGGGAAATTTGTTTCCCTGAATCAGCTGAAATCCATCTTTTCCGAAATAATACAAGGGTCTGAAGGCACCCGCGAACTGTACCTCCATCTCTTCTGCATTAATACAACAAATTGCGACATCCATACCATCCGAGGTTTCCACCTGGTTGGCATGCCCCTGCTGAAGGGCTTTCTGAACGCCGGCATTCAATCGGTTTAGAATCTCAGAGGGGCGGGTAATGCCATTCTCAATCACGATCTGATTCAACAGATTATGCCCGATCATAGACATGAAGGCGCCAGGTACGCCATGACCTGTGCAATCCACCGCCGCAATGATGTTGAGTCCATCCCTTCTGGCAAACCAGTAGAAGTCACCGCTTACAATATCTTTGGGGCGATAAAGGATAAACGCATCTGTTATATATTGATGTATATAAGATTTGGAAGGCAAGATGGCTTCCTGAATTCGCTGGGCATAAATGATACTGCTGGTGATGTCTTTGTTCTTTTGAGCCAGCTCCCTGGTTCGTTCAGCCACTTTTCCTTCGAGCACCTTTTTCTCCTTTTGAATCTTGCGTGTCCGTATCTGGATGAATGCAAAAATCCCGCCCAGGAAGGCAATGATACATAGTGCATAAAACCATTCCGTTTCCCAGAAAGGAGGCTGCACGTATATCTGGATAGATGCGCCTTCTTCATTCCACAACCCGTCGCTGTTGGAAGCCTGAACACGGAAAGTATAATGGCCGCCCTTCACATTGGTATATTCCGCGAACCGTTTTCCACCTTCAGGACGCCAGTCAGCGTCAAACCCTTCCAGTTTAAATCGGTACTGGTTCTTCATTGGATCTACATAATCGAGCCCCACCACCTCAAAATACAGGTAGTATGCATCCCGCCAATCCAATTCGATGTAGTGTTTCACCATCGCAGCAGAGTCGGTCTCCAGTTTTCTTCCGAGCACATTGATGGACTTGATATAGACAGGTGGTATGTGATTATTTTCAATCAGGTTGCTCGGGTAAAATGAATTGAAGCCCTTG
This portion of the Flavobacteriales bacterium genome encodes:
- a CDS encoding ATP-binding cassette domain-containing protein, with product MSERILKALMQLFAIIANVEEGISSDRRKVVQMFLKLQLNQEQIDEYLRIFDEYVETHSALFKRKDSTEKRKRTSLNSVKVLKICTQINEELAQKQKVVVLIRLLEFVNIGDSISDQEMEFVTTVADTFNIDKEEFDRCLNFVQNKEGYESHAGKLLVVDNKNAAPHPNTKHIYSEFLEGELRVMFITSVNMYLLRYLGDGELYLNGQIIDPGRIYVLTHGSSIRSSKVNPIYYSDIVSTFLSDSRQSKIVFSAKDLEYKFKGGKIGLHDLNLHEEGGKLIGIMGASGAGKSTLLNVLNSNEKPTSGSVLINGVNIHEDKEEIQGVIGHISQDDLLIEELTVFQNLYYNAKLCFGNLNETEIKKRVIDLLTNIGLYETKDLKVGSPLDKKISGGQRKRLNIALELIREPSVLFVDEPTSGLSSRDSENIMDLLKELTLKGKMIFVVIHQPSSDIFKMFDKLLILDTGGYPVYYGNPVDAVVYFKTRILHVNSNESECVKCGNVNPEQIFNIIESKVLDEYGNQTLNRKISPKEWNEFYHEVKTNDAEEASVDSTEIPPSIFSIPNKIKQFVVFITRDVLSKLTNKQYLAINLLEAPLLAFILAFLVKYYRIGADSVGYVFRENENLPAYLFMAVVVALFMGLTVSAEEIIRDRKILKRESFLNLSRSSYLLSKVSIMFVLSAIQTLSFVLIGNMILEVKGLGMNTNYWFILFTTSCFANMLGLNISSSFNSAVTVYILIPFLLIPQLLLSGVIVKFDKLHPILTTQDKVPLAGEVMTSRWAFEALAVTQYKANEFERSFYLIDKIRSFAEFKKNYWVPALRAKLDKCMYNLSSGEENSKEELKNDLALIRNELSKEAIINTKATFPEVDMLVPGKFNAVVFEKAKAHLDALNTYYIRRYNKASQKKDERISRMQDSEQGRADFLQAKNDYQNESLTNLVRKSNDMDKILEWNDELIQRADPIYLDPRFSPTIRSHFFAPKKNVFGKLVDTFWVNMMVIWGMCLLLYVTLYFDVLKRILDALERMLGRLTGGSTSMD
- a CDS encoding DUF1987 domain-containing protein; its protein translation is MEAIVIEGTPKTPVVNFNSDQGVLEIKGRSIPENAIEFYKPLIEWIEGYSSSPKTLTNVNIQLEYFNTSSSKCILDVFKKLEAIHKGGHDMVINWFYEEDDEDMQEAGEDYQAIIGIPFKLIETDE
- a CDS encoding SiaB family protein kinase — protein: MIDIFDFYDKMQRSNIMLSFKGEITSELLGSILQIMENKLENINEEPKVKKKVFNVLVECLQNLYHHLDVEDGSDLSEEELRGKKSAIFMIGRENANYYVMTGNYILTDRIKGLKERLDKINSMSKEELKDYYKEVLNNDEFSAKGGGGLGMIDIARKTGQKLDYFFKPVDDTYSFFSLHIKIVQ